The Quercus robur chromosome 7, dhQueRobu3.1, whole genome shotgun sequence genome has a segment encoding these proteins:
- the LOC126692949 gene encoding uncharacterized protein LOC126692949, producing MVTVNVGTLHNVLDHVYGAFMHRTKISPLFFSRGWGGSKLELLERMIKQLFPEVVGQNCPPTLVKPVWNTVWETKTACLREGIFRTPCDEQLLSALPPECHNARVAFLTPKFVPPQKMACVVHLAGTGDHTFERRLRLGGPLLKENIATMVLESPFYGQRRPMMQFGSKLLCVSDLLLLGRATIEEARGLLHWLDSEEGFGKMGVCGLSMGGVHAAMVGSLHPTPVATLPFLSPHSAVVAFCEGILQHATAWEALREDLAAQKAAMTLEEVRERMRNVLSLTDVTRFPIPKNPDAVIFVAATDDGYIPKHSVMELQKAWPGSEVRWVTGGHVSSFLLHNGEFRRAIVDGLNRLEWKESPS from the exons ATGGTCACAGTTAATGTTGGAACGCTCCATAATGTGTTGGACCACGTTTATGGTGCATTTATGCACAGAACAAAGATAAGCCCACTATTTTTCTCTAGAGGATGGGGTGGCTCAAAGCTTGAATTGCTGGAGAGAATGATCAAACAGCTTTTCCCAGAAGTGGTTGGTCAGAATTGTCCTCCCACATTGGTGAAACCTGTTTGGAACACAGTTTGGGAGACCAAGACTGCTTGTTTAAGAGAAGGGATCTTTAGGACCCCTTGTGATGAGCAGCTCCTAAGTGCATTGCCTCCTGAGTGCCACAATGCAAGGGTTGCTTTCCTTACTCCCAAGTTTGTGCCGCCACAGAAGATGGCCTGCGTGGTTCATCTTGCAG GCACTGGGGACCATACCTTTGAACGGAGACTGCGCCTTGGTGGGCCTTTGTTGAAGGAAAACATTGCAACCATGGTGCTTGAGAG CCCTTTCTATGGACAAAGACGCCCTATGATGCAGTTTGGTTCAAAACTTTTGTGCGTTAGTGACTTGCTTTTATTAGGAAGGGCAACCATTGAAGAGGCCCGCGGACTGTTACATTGGTTAGACTCTGAAGAAGGGTTTGGCAAGATGGGTGTTTGTGGATTGAGCATGG GAGGTGTACATGCTGCAATGGTTGGATCACTTCACCCTACACCTGTTGCAACCCTTCCTTTTTTATCACCACACTCTGCTGTTGTGGCATTCTGTGAAGGAATATTACAGCATGCTACTGCATGGGAGGCACTAAGAGAGGATCTTGCAGCACAGAAGGCTGCAATGACTCTTGAGGAGGTGAGAGAACGGATGCGAAATGTATTGTCTCTCACAGATGTCACACGCTTTCCGATTCCCAAAAATCCTGATGCTGTAATATTTGTTGCTGCTACT GACGATGGGTATATTCCAAAACACTCTGTGATGGAGCTTCAAAAGGCTTGGCCTGGTTCAGAAGTGAGATGGGTCACTGGTGGGCATGTCTCATCCTTCCTTCTACACAATGGTGAGTTCCGGAGGGCAATTGTTGATGGTCTTAACAGATTAGAATGGAAAGAGTCTCCATCATGA